GcgtgtgcattgactaccgaaaGTTGAAAGATGCCACCCGTAAAGACCACTTCCCACTGCCCTTCAGAGATCAAATGTCGGAGCGTCTCACCggtcaacaattctattgttttctcGACGGCTTTTCCGGTTACTTCCAGATTCCCATCACACCGGAGGATCAGGATAAGACCACGTTCACATGCCCCTATGGCACCTACGCgtaccgacgcatgccattcAGGTTATGTAACGCCCCAGCTACTTTTCAGCGGTGCATGGTCGCCATATTTCAGGATATGATAGagacttccatggaggttttcatggatgatttttcagtATATGGTGACTCTTTCGATGCATGTTTGACGAACTTGTAGAGGATGTTGAAGCGGTGTGTGGAGACGAAGCTTATGCTAaactgggagaagtgtcacttcatggtgacgGAAGGTATAGTATTAGGGCATAAGATTTCTAGAGAAGGTATTGAGGTAGATCGTGCGAAAATAGATACCATTAGTAGGTTACCTCCGCCCACGAGTGTGAAGTCGATTAGGAGTTTTCTAGGGCATGCGGGTTTCTATAGCCGCTATATTagggatttctcaaaaattaccCGCCCCATGACCCGTTTGCTAGAGAAAGACGTTGCATTTGTCTTCGACGAGGAGTGTCTTAAGGCCTTCAACTTCTTGAAGGAACAGTTGGTTAGTGCACCTATTCTTATCTCGCCCGACTAGAGCTTGCCCTTTGAGCTCATGTGCGATGCGAGTGACTATGCCGTTGGAGCGGTACTAGGACAAAGAAAGGACAAGCACTTCCACCCCATCTACTACGCGAGCAAAACGCTCAATGATGCTCAAGAAAACTACACTACCACGGAGAAAGAGCTTTTAGCCGTAGTTTTCGCTTTTAATAAATTCCGCTCGTACCTCGTGTTGTCCAAGACCATAGTATTCACCGATCACTCCGCGTtgcattttctttttcaaaagaaAGACGCTAAACCCTTACTCATTCGGTGGATTCTTTTGCTTAGCGAGTTTGATATTGAGATTAGGGACAAGAGAGGGGCCGAAAATGTGGTGGCCGATCATCTATCGCGTCTAGAGGATCCACAGAGAGAAGAAATTCATGAGGAGGAAATTGGAGACACGTTCCCTCACAAGTCTATATAGTTTGTTGAGGCCGGGAAAGAGGGTTGCCATGGTTTTACGACTTAGCGAATTATCTCTCTAGTGGCAATGTTGTGAAAGGGATGTCCACACAACAAAGGAAGTGATTCATTAGCGAGGCGAGAAAATATGTTTGGGACGATCCTTTTCTCTTTAGGATAGGAGGAGATAGGGTTTTTAGGCGTTGTGTGTCAAGAGAAGAGGGGTGGAACATTATTAAACATGTGCATGAAGGCCTCACGGGAGGACACCATGGTGCACACGCCACCGCCCAAAAGGTATTCGATTGTGGTTTCTATTGGCCTACCGTTCTTAGAGATGTCGTTGAGTTCGTGAAGATGTGTGATGCATGTCAACGAACCAGCAATATTTCCGCCAAAGATGAGATGCCTCAAAACCCCATTCAAGTAGTGGAGGTTTTTGACGTTTGGggcatcgatttcatgggacccttcccaaaCTCCAAGGGAAACCGTTATATACTCGTGGTGATTGACTATGTGTCTAAATGGGTTGAGGCTCAAGCTCTTCCCACAAACGAAGCCCGAGTAGTCTTGAAATTTCTTAAGAAGCTCTTCTCCCGATTCGGTACACCGAAAGCCTTAATTAGTGACCGTGGCACTCGCTTTTGCAATGCATTGATGGAAAAGTTGCTTGCACGCTACGGTGTCACTCATCGTTTGTctaccgcatatcatccacaaacaagtGGCCAAGTGGAGAATGCGAATCGCGGTATTAAACGAATCTTTGAGAAAATAGTGGGTAAAAATAGGAAAGATTGGTCCGACAAGCtagacgatgcattgtgggcattTAGAAACCGCCTACAAGACGCCCTTAGGAACCACACCTTTCATGATCGTCTACGGAAAAGCTTGTCACCTTCCCGTAGAGTTAGAGCATAGAGCGCTTTGGGCTTTGAAAACCGTTAATCTAGACATGACCGAAGCCGCTAGGAAGCGTTTCTTTCAAATCCATGACCTTGAGGAGCTTAGGGATGCGGCGTATTCCCGATCGTTGGGAATCAAGGAGAAAACGAAAATTCTACATGATAAGAAGCTAAGGAAGGTCAAGGAGTTTAGCAAAGGTGACAAAGTGCTTCTTTACAACTCAAGATGGAAGCTTTTTGCAGGTAAGTTGAAATCAAAATGGTCGGGACCTTATATGGTTCACTATGTGTTTCCGTATGGAGCGGTGGAAATTATGGATGAGTCGGATGGCCGTAGTTGGAAGGTGAACGACCATCGATTGAAACATTACATTGGAGGAGCGTTAAACAAGGACGAGAGGGAGGAAACTCCACTCGAAATCCCACCTAAAGCCGCCAATTATTGTCTTGGGATGAAATCCCAAGTGTAGAGTTTGTACCGTTTGTAACTTCGTTCATTTTCGTATTTTTCGTAGTTTTCATGGTTTTTGGTgtttgtgttttatgtttatgaGTGATTTTGCAGGAATTGTACCATGGAAGAGCTGAACTGGCAAAGAAAACGATGTCTTAGGTAAGTTTATTGGACACTTAGAAATAATTTTGGGAGTGTTGGATGGTTGGGAAAAGTTTGAAAAAAATTCTAAGGCATGAAAGGCAAATTTTTTcgaaacattctgtgaaaaacgGGCCTAGACGTAGCGCGAGGCTTTCCCCTCTAACCCTGCGCGTCACGCGAGGTCCCCCTGGGTGgtttaaaaattgtttttgacCCTGTTGCTGCATAACACTTCATCCATTCACCCTTACGAAACCCTAGTCGCCCAAACACTAAAATCACCATATCTCACTCATTTTTCCACCAAATCGCTCCATTTTTCTTCCTAAATCATCACAATCACGTTCCCTACAATTCCCACCATACATTTCACCCGAAATTGCGATAAATCTTCATTTTTTGCGACAAGCTCGTGCACCACAAGTTCAAGGCTTCATTTTTCTTGCTAAATCCGACTCCAAGGTATGTTTTCTGTGATTTCTCGTTAGTTAGTAACGTTATTGTTCATTTGTACTGTCGGGTCAGACATATTTTAGGTCTAGGGCTTGGGTAGTTTGCAAAAGTTGAGATTTTTGATCCGTTAATGATGCTAGTGGTATGCGGGTGGTTTTGTTTGGGATGTTTATACAGAATGGGGCTTGCGGATGGTTCAGGTTGGTTTACTTGGGGTTGTTCGAGA
This is a stretch of genomic DNA from Helianthus annuus cultivar XRQ/B chromosome 16, HanXRQr2.0-SUNRISE, whole genome shotgun sequence. It encodes these proteins:
- the LOC110919792 gene encoding uncharacterized protein LOC110919792; translation: MTEAARKRFFQIHDLEELRDAAYSRSLGIKEKTKILHDKKLRKVKEFSKGDKVLLYNSRWKLFAGKLKSKWSGPYMVHYVFPYGAVEIMDESDGRSWKVNDHRLKHYIGGALNKDEREETPLEIPPKAANYCLGMKSQV